In Brevibacillus sp. DP1.3A, a single window of DNA contains:
- a CDS encoding YopX family protein has protein sequence MQAGREIKFRGKAITENGIECLPKWVYGSLIVADNGDCFITQWKRTVGTGYQSTTYQVIPETVGQSIGLRDKNDKDVYEGDITADCVEGSSIRGYVVRQKGAFFLETGQKWAPYLHVIATKHNEISDWEVIGNIYENPELLSAA, from the coding sequence GACGTGAGATCAAGTTTCGGGGTAAGGCCATTACAGAAAACGGCATCGAGTGCTTGCCAAAATGGGTATACGGTAGTCTGATCGTAGCAGACAACGGAGATTGCTTTATTACACAGTGGAAGCGCACAGTTGGGACAGGTTACCAGAGCACTACGTATCAAGTCATCCCTGAAACTGTTGGACAGTCAATTGGTCTTCGAGATAAGAACGACAAAGATGTTTATGAAGGTGATATCACGGCTGATTGTGTTGAGGGTTCTTCTATTCGCGGCTATGTAGTTAGGCAAAAAGGCGCTTTCTTCCTCGAAACTGGTCAAAAGTGGGCGCCATACTTACATGTGATTGCCACCAAACATAACGAAATTAGCGACTGGGAAGTCATCGGCAACATCTATGAGAACCCTGAGCTGCTATCTGCTGCTTAA